The Etheostoma cragini isolate CJK2018 unplaced genomic scaffold, CSU_Ecrag_1.0 ScbMSFa_435, whole genome shotgun sequence nucleotide sequence cacacacacacacacacacacacacacacacacacacagacacacacacacacacacacacacctttttaaaaGCTGTTCTCCTGTATCTCCTGTAACCAGTGCCCCCCCTGTTACCACGGTAACGTGTGGTGCAGGGTGTCTTACTGCCGGCCCGTCCGTGGCGGTGTAGCGGACCGTGACGTGGACCCGCTGCCCGGATGCCCCCCCTTCCGGCAGGCTGATGCTCAGCGCCGACCCGTAGTCCGAGAACGGGTCCACGCGGAACGTCAGGGACAGCGGCGCCCCCCGCCCGGCGCCGGGGCCCTTACAGTCCACGGCGTGGACCAGCACCGACGGGTGCGAGTCCAGGACCAGGGTCTGGATCCCCGTCTGCACCGGTTCCAGGTCCAGGACCAGCCAGCCGCTCAGCTCCTTCACGGCGAAGTTGACCCGCAGGTCCAGGTGGAAGTGGTGCAGCCGGAAGCTGCTGAAGTTCGACGCCGAGGCCACGTCCACCCGGGGGCGCCGCGGGGTCCCCGGCCCCGGGGGGGCCGCCGCGCACCGGGGACCGGACGCCGGCGGGGACCTCCGGCAGCAGCACAGTGAGGTGGGAGTCTCCGCCATCAGAGGGGACTCGAACCGCAACGGAGGACTGGCGTCGTCGCCTCCATCAGCTGGGGGGGCCTTAAGAGATCAGAACAATCatcaaaaaccaaaaacatctGCTCGACACATTCTCACTTTTCCTAAAACATTTAGGtgaaaatattcagatttttgttcaaaatattccgacttttttccccaaaacattttttttgtaaacaacaaaatgtaaaaaacatttagttgaaAATATTCCGACTGTAGTTCAAAATATTCTGATTTTTGTTCAAAaagttatgactttttttctaagaaATTCCGACTTTTCCTAAAACATTCAGACTTTTGTTCCAAATATACAGACTTTTTTCCTAAAACAATCcggcttttttcccccaaaacatTCTGACATTTGGTAAAAATATTCCGAATTTTTTCCTTAAACATTCTGACTTTTtcctaaaacatttaaacaatccgaattttgatcaaaatattcCAACTTTTAAAACATTCCGACTTTTATacctaaaacattaaaactttcCGATTTCAGTTCAAAACATTCCAACTTTTGTTCAAAATATTCCgatttttgttcaaaaaattgacttttttcataagAAATTCCGACTTTTCCTAAAACATTCAGACGTTTGTTCCAAATAATCAGACTTTTTCTCTAAAACAGTCCgactttttccccccaaaacaTTCCGCCTTTTGTTCAAAATATTCAGACTTTTTACCCTGAAACATTCCgacttttttccccaaaacattGCAACTTTAGTTCAAAATTTTCtggtttttgttcaaaatattCCAACTTTTTTCCCAAAACATTCCGACTTTTGGTCAAAATATTCCGACTTTTTTCTctaaaacattttgacttttttccaaaaacatttaaacattccGACTTTTGATGTAAATATtccaactttaaaaacattccGACTTTTTTAACTAATACATTCAAACATTCCAAACTTAGTTCAAAATATTCCGACTATTGTTCAAAACATTCCAACTTTTGTTCAAAATATCCAgacttttcctaaaatgtttgaatgttttagGAATAAAAGTCGGAATGTTttagaaataatttttttttaacaaaaatctgaatatttttaaataaagtcgGAACATTTTTAACTATAGTCGGAAAGTTATAGGAAAAGTCGGAATTTTTTGAACAAAAGTCGGAATGTTTGTCTGCTACGGGCCATAACGCGAGCTACAAGTTAACAAAGCCTTTTATACATCGTTGtgtttaaaagtctttaaagGCTTCAGATGGAAAGTTATTCACcgttaaaatgaatgaatgagtcgatgggatgctaacggcggctGGCGGCTTaatagcatcaaaatggcgacAAGatggaaccccccccccccttggtgTTGTCTcccattaaaacaaaactttatttaaactaCAAACAAGAACTTTGATTGAAGAATGAGTTAAACGGGGACTTCCTGCTTCTGCACAGGAcactaaaactgaaaaaaatacatt carries:
- the LOC117941110 gene encoding aminopeptidase RNPEPL1-like, whose product is PQPPPQPEETFLAGCDFLFCPESPLLSSVLCCLLSSVVFCLFLHYTDQHTETSSDQQRDDLDPVSGKQSSEPGRTSPEAPPADGGDDASPPLRFESPLMAETPTSLCCCRRSPPASGPRCAAAPPGPGTPRRPRVDVASASNFSSFRLHHFHLDLRVNFAVKELSGWLVLDLEPVQTGIQTLVLDSHPSVLVHAVDCKGPGAGRGAPLSLTFRVDPFSDYGSALSISLPEGGASGQRVHVTVRYTATDGPA